One segment of Drosophila ananassae strain 14024-0371.13 chromosome 3R, ASM1763931v2, whole genome shotgun sequence DNA contains the following:
- the LOC116654891 gene encoding uncharacterized protein LOC116654891, with amino-acid sequence MRECSSRNSPSLSVAIDQRLRIDTCRYLIEILSRRITGD; translated from the coding sequence ATGAGAGAGTGCTCATCGCGCAACAGTCCGAGTCTTAGTGTGGCAATCGATCAGCGCTTGAGAATCGACACCTGTCGGTATTTAATCGAGATCCTGTCGCGTCGCATCACCGGCGACTAA
- the LOC6497758 gene encoding protein tyrosine phosphatase type IVA 1: protein MSINMRQKDLRPAPALIEYKGMKFLITDRPSDITINHYIMELKKNNVNTVVRVCEPSYNTVELEAQGITVKDLAFEDGTFPPQQVVDEWFEVLKDKYQQTPEACVAVHCVAGLGRAPVLVALALIELGLKYEAAVEMIRDKRRGAINAKQLSFLEKYKPKARLKHKNGHKNSCSVQ, encoded by the exons ATGAGCATCAACATGCGTCAAAAAGATCTGCGCCCCGCCCCCGCTCTAATCGAGTACAAGGGCATGAAGTTCCTAATCACCGATCGACCGTCAGACATAACAATTAATCATTACATTATG GAGCTTAAAAAGAACAATGTCAACACTGTGGTGCGTGTGTGCGAGCCGAGCTACAACACGGTGGAGCTCGAGGCACAAGGTATTACCGTGAAGGACCTGGCCTTTGAGGACGGCACCTTTCCGCCTCAACAGGTCGTCGACGAGTGGTTTGAGGTCTTGAAGGATAA ATATCAACAAACTCCCGAGGCATGCGTCGCCGTTCACTGTGTTGCTGGTCTGGGACGAGCTCCTGTCTTGGTGGCCTTAGCACTGATCGAATTGGGCTTGAAGTACGAGGCAGCCGTTGAAATGATCAGAGA TAAACGACGCGGCGCCATCAATGCCAAGCAACTTTCATTTTTGGAAAAGTACAAGCCAAAGGCGCGGCTAAAGCACAAAAATGGCCATAAGAATTCATGTTCTGTGCAATAG
- the LOC26514131 gene encoding nuclear pore complex protein DDB_G0274915 isoform X1 translates to MYSFSQAIILLNIMYSKIYADYPQGYIQKWIHYAPRGDHGIRSNKNYNSDEHFNPVNNIHNTYQTDKDGDQNAFNEYDSLSEEKTPHSIEETYNKRYPRLKSLDQNQYQYEPKKFENDEKQELQENQSESMEQNNVHNYQNKTQRFQEADQYQNNERESRSPDEDIVFKNEKRNSHFNNRDQYNQEWNKHFQGFMIPNERHQNHFYKNWRVSQPIKRQRNRFFFSQNRNHENLYENFKRNNALQRHYNHQHQTHRYPDGNEISFGNRISNDILSDSRRNHRFINQDLRPNVWHNGNEEKHNTKKFQNSETIQNQSKLSPRDKNELLQKNVNNLLSQLSQEQLTMEKMIPKIRSIQNINKTLKSAKGQTDFVAEIREAQKQMRNIQRTLETEAKYKPIDNQRKSVNDSVSEINSKKGRLMFRSGQKDQEASLSVREKATNLIQKWAESQRLMVDSFVKAITEILKSHDLNPIPTDNVTPEKLGGIEDLLKQVVDAIKKLKEEKCQKPENGSHGSTNKDTKEHIDGVLQKWIETQKTPIDSFLDTVRKLTGLKPETKPGLESNASEIAMEDLIKRLRELIEHLGEQKVASSATTREQSITQSDLSSSTPKISSTTSELPSTHTPRLTTEMSHPTTESSSTSIQSTASTDKPPDTSTSHITTDAAPSTTESFSTSIPTTSSHDTTSIPSYTSTSPKKPSDTATTLITTDTSPSATESSSTSTPTASSHDTTSIPSSTSTWTDKPPETTTHSSSTTSPTSTSPTSTKTDSESTKTTESFTTSHSTAETHNSHEASITKLMNILGLLKKLRKILNTIVEKSDGKISPELIEGVRSMLNQIITGQVDLKKTNSAELEQLLSTTIKPNTSKGSDLSKEKLVQLLDSFEKLYQQLLGEQLPSTTESTTGSTPTTGKTTTESYTTKTKTSSFTTPLATDTTQSTINPSGAPSGTNNNYNISGNLDLKAIVDGIQQLKMAVYHDFNSFKKDQVDRMETIMKVMQDLKELKSSNKRTKPRTQIIHSQESKNGSSEEINEEQKSILIANEYRSSFFPLNYSTESEWVTTKSTTINEPFSESKPWNLSEVITDHFRVPLLANVNDSSNWFIDY, encoded by the exons ATGTATTCTTTTAGTCAAGCAATAATTTTACTAAATATAATGTATTCCAAAATTTACGCAGAT TATCCCCAAGGTTATATTCAAAAATGGATACATTATGCACCTCGAGGCGACCACGGAATTCGAtccaataaaaattataatagtGATGAGCACTTTAATCCAGTAAACAACATTCATAATACATACCAAACTGATAAAGATGGAGATCAAAACGCATTTAATGAGTACGATAGTTTGTCTGAAGAAAAAACACCACATTCAATTGAAGAAACATACAATAAACGGTATCCACGACTCAAGAGCTTGGATCAAAATCAGTATCAGTATGAaccaaaaaaatttgaaaacgaTGAAAAGCAAGAACTTCAAGAAAATCAATCAGAATCAATGGAACAAAATAATGTACACAATTATCAAAATAAAACTCAGCGGTTCCAAGAAGCCGATCAATATCAGAACAATGAACGAGAATCAAGAAGCCCAGACGAGgatatagtttttaaaaatgagAAACGAAATTCCCATTTTAATAATAGAGACCAATATAATCAAGAGTGGAATAAACACTTTCAAGGATTTATGATTCCAAATGAGCGTCAccaaaatcatttttataaaaattggcGAGTAAGCCAACCAATTAAACGGCAACggaatcgattttttttttcacaaaataGAAATCACGAAAACTTGTATGAAAACTTCAAGCGAAATAATGCCTTGCAACGCCATTACAATCATCAACACCAGACCCATAGATATCCAGATGGAAACGAAATTTCGTTTGGAAACCGAATATCGAATGATATATTATCCGATTCACGTCGAAATCATCGTTTTATCAACCAGGACCTACGACCAAATGTTTGGCATAATGGAAATGAAGAGAAGCATAAtacgaaaaaatttcaaaattctgAAACTATACAAAATCAAAGCAAACTAAGTCCAAGAGATAAAAACGAGCTCCTAcagaaaaatgtaaacaacCTATTATCCCAACTATCTCAAGAACAGTTGACTATGGAAAAGATGATTCCTAAAATTAGATCGATACAAAATATCAATAAAACACTGAAGAGTGCAAAGGGACAAACGGATTTTGTTGCTGAAATACGTGAAGCTCAAAAGCAAATGCGAAATATACAAAGGACTTTAGAGACAGAAGCAAAATACAAACCCATAGACAACCAAAGAAAGTCTGTAAATGATTCAGTCTCAGaaataaattctaaaaaagGACGACTGATGTTTCGCTCCGGTCAAAAAGACCAGGAAGCAAGTTTAAGTGTGCGTGAAAAGGCAACCAATCTTATTCAAAAATGGGCTGAAAGTCAACGCCTGATGGTGGACTCCTTCGTTAAAGCAATAActgaaattttaaaatcacacGACTTAAACCCAATCCCTACAGACAATGTTACTCCAGAAAAGCTTGGTGGTATAGAAGACTTGCTCAAGCAAGTTGTGGACGCtataaaaaagttaaaagaaGAGAAATGTCAAAAGCCGGAAAATGGATCACATGGAAGCACAAATAAGGACACGAAGGAGCATATCGACGGAGTTCTTCAGAAGTGGATAGAGACTCAAAAAACCCCAATCGATTCCTTTTTAGATACTGTTCGTAAGCTAACAGGTCTCAAGCCGGAAACAAAACCAGGTTTGGAGAGCAACGCTAGTGAAATCGCAATGGAGGACTTGATCAAGAGGCTGCGAGAACTAATTGAACATCTGGGGGAACAGAAAGTAGCATCCAGCGCAACAACTAGAGAACAATCTATAACGCAATCAGATTTATCATCTTCTACTCCTAAAATATCATCCACAACTTCAGAGCTTCCGTCAACTCATACTCCTCGTCTGACCACAGAAATGTCGCACCCTACAACAGAGAGTTCATCGACTTCTATTCAATCAACTGCATCCACAGATAAACCTCCGGATACAAGTACTAGCCACATTACCACAGATGCAGCTCCATCTACAACAGAGAGTTTCTCGACTTCTATTCCAACTACCTCATCTCATGACACCACTTCCATTCCTTCATATACTTCTACTTCGCCTAAGAAACCTTCGGATACTGCAACGACCCTCATAACCACTGATACATCTCCATCTGCAACAGAGAGTTCTTCAACTTCTACTCCAACTGCCTCATCTCATGACACCACTTCCATTCCTTCATCAACTTCTACATGGACTGACAAACCTCCGGAAACGACCACTCATAGTAGTTCCACAACTTCCCCAACATCCACTTCTCCTACGTCAACAAAAACCGATTCTGAGTCTACCAAAACGACAGAGTCTTTTACCACATCTCATTCAACAGCGGAGACTCATAATTCCCACGAAGCATCAATAACTAAACTAATGAATATACTCGgccttttaaaaaaattgcgCAAAATATTAAACACGATAGTCGAAAAGTCAGATGGAAAAATTTCACCGGAGCTAATAGAGGGAGTACGATCAATGTTAAATCAAATCATAACTGGTCAggtagatttaaaaaaaaccaattctGCTGAATTGGAGCAACTACTTTCCACAACCATAAAACCAAATACATCAAAGGGATCAGACTTGTCGAAAGAGAAACTGGTCCAACTTTTAGACAGTTTTGAAAAGTTGTATCAGCAATTATTGGGAGAACAGCTTCCGTCAACAACAGAATCGACCACCGGGTCTACACCAACAACTGGTAAAACAACCACAGAGTCTTATACAACAAAAACCAAGACTTCCTCATTCACAACTCCTTTAGCCACAG ATACCACCCAAAGTACCATCAATCCCTCTGGTGCACCATCGGGAACTAACAATAATTACAATATTAGCGGAAACCTGGACCTAAAGGCCATTGTTGACGGAATTCAACAGCTGAAAATGGCAGTGTACCATGACTTTAATTCATTCAAAAAAGATCAAGTAGACAG AATGGAGACAATAATGAAAGTAATGCAAGATCTAAAGGAATTAAAATCTTCAAACAAGCGGACCAAACCAAGAACCCAAATAATACACTCCCAGGAATCCAAAAACGGCAGCAGTGAGGAAATAAAtgaagagcaaaa atCGATACTGATTGCAAATGAATATCGTTCCAGCTTTTTCCCACTGAATTACTCTACTGAGAGTGAATGGGTAACTACCAAGTCCACAACAATAAATGAACCCTTTTCTGAATCGAAACCTTGGAACCTCTCAGAGGTTATAACTGACCATTTTAGGGTTCCATTGCTTGCTAATGTAAATGATTCATCAAATTGGTTTAtagattattaa
- the LOC26514131 gene encoding nuclear pore complex protein DDB_G0274915 isoform X2 yields MEQNNVHNYQNKTQRFQEADQYQNNERESRSPDEDIVFKNEKRNSHFNNRDQYNQEWNKHFQGFMIPNERHQNHFYKNWRVSQPIKRQRNRFFFSQNRNHENLYENFKRNNALQRHYNHQHQTHRYPDGNEISFGNRISNDILSDSRRNHRFINQDLRPNVWHNGNEEKHNTKKFQNSETIQNQSKLSPRDKNELLQKNVNNLLSQLSQEQLTMEKMIPKIRSIQNINKTLKSAKGQTDFVAEIREAQKQMRNIQRTLETEAKYKPIDNQRKSVNDSVSEINSKKGRLMFRSGQKDQEASLSVREKATNLIQKWAESQRLMVDSFVKAITEILKSHDLNPIPTDNVTPEKLGGIEDLLKQVVDAIKKLKEEKCQKPENGSHGSTNKDTKEHIDGVLQKWIETQKTPIDSFLDTVRKLTGLKPETKPGLESNASEIAMEDLIKRLRELIEHLGEQKVASSATTREQSITQSDLSSSTPKISSTTSELPSTHTPRLTTEMSHPTTESSSTSIQSTASTDKPPDTSTSHITTDAAPSTTESFSTSIPTTSSHDTTSIPSYTSTSPKKPSDTATTLITTDTSPSATESSSTSTPTASSHDTTSIPSSTSTWTDKPPETTTHSSSTTSPTSTSPTSTKTDSESTKTTESFTTSHSTAETHNSHEASITKLMNILGLLKKLRKILNTIVEKSDGKISPELIEGVRSMLNQIITGQVDLKKTNSAELEQLLSTTIKPNTSKGSDLSKEKLVQLLDSFEKLYQQLLGEQLPSTTESTTGSTPTTGKTTTESYTTKTKTSSFTTPLATDTTQSTINPSGAPSGTNNNYNISGNLDLKAIVDGIQQLKMAVYHDFNSFKKDQVDRMETIMKVMQDLKELKSSNKRTKPRTQIIHSQESKNGSSEEINEEQKSILIANEYRSSFFPLNYSTESEWVTTKSTTINEPFSESKPWNLSEVITDHFRVPLLANVNDSSNWFIDY; encoded by the exons ATGGAACAAAATAATGTACACAATTATCAAAATAAAACTCAGCGGTTCCAAGAAGCCGATCAATATCAGAACAATGAACGAGAATCAAGAAGCCCAGACGAGgatatagtttttaaaaatgagAAACGAAATTCCCATTTTAATAATAGAGACCAATATAATCAAGAGTGGAATAAACACTTTCAAGGATTTATGATTCCAAATGAGCGTCAccaaaatcatttttataaaaattggcGAGTAAGCCAACCAATTAAACGGCAACggaatcgattttttttttcacaaaataGAAATCACGAAAACTTGTATGAAAACTTCAAGCGAAATAATGCCTTGCAACGCCATTACAATCATCAACACCAGACCCATAGATATCCAGATGGAAACGAAATTTCGTTTGGAAACCGAATATCGAATGATATATTATCCGATTCACGTCGAAATCATCGTTTTATCAACCAGGACCTACGACCAAATGTTTGGCATAATGGAAATGAAGAGAAGCATAAtacgaaaaaatttcaaaattctgAAACTATACAAAATCAAAGCAAACTAAGTCCAAGAGATAAAAACGAGCTCCTAcagaaaaatgtaaacaacCTATTATCCCAACTATCTCAAGAACAGTTGACTATGGAAAAGATGATTCCTAAAATTAGATCGATACAAAATATCAATAAAACACTGAAGAGTGCAAAGGGACAAACGGATTTTGTTGCTGAAATACGTGAAGCTCAAAAGCAAATGCGAAATATACAAAGGACTTTAGAGACAGAAGCAAAATACAAACCCATAGACAACCAAAGAAAGTCTGTAAATGATTCAGTCTCAGaaataaattctaaaaaagGACGACTGATGTTTCGCTCCGGTCAAAAAGACCAGGAAGCAAGTTTAAGTGTGCGTGAAAAGGCAACCAATCTTATTCAAAAATGGGCTGAAAGTCAACGCCTGATGGTGGACTCCTTCGTTAAAGCAATAActgaaattttaaaatcacacGACTTAAACCCAATCCCTACAGACAATGTTACTCCAGAAAAGCTTGGTGGTATAGAAGACTTGCTCAAGCAAGTTGTGGACGCtataaaaaagttaaaagaaGAGAAATGTCAAAAGCCGGAAAATGGATCACATGGAAGCACAAATAAGGACACGAAGGAGCATATCGACGGAGTTCTTCAGAAGTGGATAGAGACTCAAAAAACCCCAATCGATTCCTTTTTAGATACTGTTCGTAAGCTAACAGGTCTCAAGCCGGAAACAAAACCAGGTTTGGAGAGCAACGCTAGTGAAATCGCAATGGAGGACTTGATCAAGAGGCTGCGAGAACTAATTGAACATCTGGGGGAACAGAAAGTAGCATCCAGCGCAACAACTAGAGAACAATCTATAACGCAATCAGATTTATCATCTTCTACTCCTAAAATATCATCCACAACTTCAGAGCTTCCGTCAACTCATACTCCTCGTCTGACCACAGAAATGTCGCACCCTACAACAGAGAGTTCATCGACTTCTATTCAATCAACTGCATCCACAGATAAACCTCCGGATACAAGTACTAGCCACATTACCACAGATGCAGCTCCATCTACAACAGAGAGTTTCTCGACTTCTATTCCAACTACCTCATCTCATGACACCACTTCCATTCCTTCATATACTTCTACTTCGCCTAAGAAACCTTCGGATACTGCAACGACCCTCATAACCACTGATACATCTCCATCTGCAACAGAGAGTTCTTCAACTTCTACTCCAACTGCCTCATCTCATGACACCACTTCCATTCCTTCATCAACTTCTACATGGACTGACAAACCTCCGGAAACGACCACTCATAGTAGTTCCACAACTTCCCCAACATCCACTTCTCCTACGTCAACAAAAACCGATTCTGAGTCTACCAAAACGACAGAGTCTTTTACCACATCTCATTCAACAGCGGAGACTCATAATTCCCACGAAGCATCAATAACTAAACTAATGAATATACTCGgccttttaaaaaaattgcgCAAAATATTAAACACGATAGTCGAAAAGTCAGATGGAAAAATTTCACCGGAGCTAATAGAGGGAGTACGATCAATGTTAAATCAAATCATAACTGGTCAggtagatttaaaaaaaaccaattctGCTGAATTGGAGCAACTACTTTCCACAACCATAAAACCAAATACATCAAAGGGATCAGACTTGTCGAAAGAGAAACTGGTCCAACTTTTAGACAGTTTTGAAAAGTTGTATCAGCAATTATTGGGAGAACAGCTTCCGTCAACAACAGAATCGACCACCGGGTCTACACCAACAACTGGTAAAACAACCACAGAGTCTTATACAACAAAAACCAAGACTTCCTCATTCACAACTCCTTTAGCCACAG ATACCACCCAAAGTACCATCAATCCCTCTGGTGCACCATCGGGAACTAACAATAATTACAATATTAGCGGAAACCTGGACCTAAAGGCCATTGTTGACGGAATTCAACAGCTGAAAATGGCAGTGTACCATGACTTTAATTCATTCAAAAAAGATCAAGTAGACAG AATGGAGACAATAATGAAAGTAATGCAAGATCTAAAGGAATTAAAATCTTCAAACAAGCGGACCAAACCAAGAACCCAAATAATACACTCCCAGGAATCCAAAAACGGCAGCAGTGAGGAAATAAAtgaagagcaaaa atCGATACTGATTGCAAATGAATATCGTTCCAGCTTTTTCCCACTGAATTACTCTACTGAGAGTGAATGGGTAACTACCAAGTCCACAACAATAAATGAACCCTTTTCTGAATCGAAACCTTGGAACCTCTCAGAGGTTATAACTGACCATTTTAGGGTTCCATTGCTTGCTAATGTAAATGATTCATCAAATTGGTTTAtagattattaa